In Alkalihalobacillus sp. TS-13, the following are encoded in one genomic region:
- a CDS encoding Na+/H+ antiporter subunit D produces MTNLIILPILIPLIAGTMFVFFRKRLPLVRAGTQIATIINLAVTAYATFHVMQHGTIVLETGGWIAPYGIILVGDGLSLSLILTTNVVAVAAAFYAPFSLDKGREEFYFYSFFLMLIGGVSGAFLTGDIFNLFVFFEVLLMASYGLIVLGGTRQQLRESIKYVLLNLFSSILFVTTVAFIYSVTGTVNMAQLSERVDQVNQSGILTTIGLLFFIVFATKGALFPLYFWMPHSYTKPPAVISALFGALLTKVGVYSIIRIFTLIFNGNIDYTHTFFIVLAGFTLIFGVAGALSTNNIKLIIAYNIIPAVGFMIMGVGIFSDVSLSGSIYYLVHDMVIKAALFLLVGAIAIIAGTSDIRKISGLIKDYPLLGWMFFIAAVVLAGLPPFSGFIGKLQLLQGAFENGHYVIAIIALITSLLILISVMRIFILGFWGEGMELPQERRSIRPLYFPISFLLIFSIILGVGAEWFLPHIQQIGVDLTDPSVYIDAVLKE; encoded by the coding sequence ATGACTAATCTAATCATTTTACCAATTTTGATACCACTCATCGCCGGCACCATGTTCGTCTTTTTCAGAAAAAGACTGCCTCTGGTCCGTGCAGGAACACAAATTGCTACGATAATCAATCTGGCTGTCACAGCATATGCCACTTTTCATGTTATGCAACATGGTACCATTGTCCTTGAAACTGGTGGATGGATCGCCCCCTACGGTATCATTCTCGTAGGTGATGGGCTTTCGTTATCACTAATCCTAACCACGAATGTAGTTGCAGTAGCTGCTGCATTCTACGCACCCTTTTCTTTAGATAAGGGGCGTGAAGAATTTTATTTTTACTCATTCTTCCTTATGCTCATCGGAGGGGTTAGCGGTGCATTCTTGACAGGAGACATTTTCAACCTCTTTGTCTTTTTTGAAGTATTGTTAATGGCTTCATATGGGTTGATCGTACTTGGCGGGACAAGACAACAGCTTCGCGAATCAATCAAATATGTACTGTTGAACCTTTTTTCTTCTATCTTATTTGTCACGACAGTAGCATTTATTTATTCGGTAACTGGTACAGTCAACATGGCTCAATTATCCGAACGTGTGGACCAGGTGAATCAGTCAGGAATCTTGACAACAATTGGGCTTCTATTTTTTATCGTCTTTGCGACGAAAGGTGCTTTGTTCCCATTATATTTCTGGATGCCTCATTCATATACGAAACCACCAGCAGTGATATCAGCCTTGTTTGGTGCGTTATTGACAAAGGTAGGGGTTTATTCGATCATTCGGATTTTCACCTTGATTTTTAACGGAAATATCGACTATACGCATACATTCTTCATCGTATTAGCTGGTTTCACTTTGATTTTTGGTGTCGCTGGTGCTTTATCGACGAATAATATCAAGCTGATCATTGCGTATAACATCATCCCCGCTGTCGGTTTCATGATCATGGGAGTCGGTATTTTCAGTGATGTATCTCTATCTGGGTCCATCTATTACTTGGTTCATGATATGGTAATCAAAGCAGCGTTGTTTTTGTTGGTGGGAGCAATTGCCATCATAGCTGGTACTTCCGATATTCGAAAAATCAGCGGTTTGATCAAGGACTATCCTCTGCTCGGCTGGATGTTCTTTATTGCTGCGGTTGTGTTAGCAGGATTACCTCCGTTCAGTGGGTTCATTGGTAAATTACAATTGTTGCAAGGTGCATTTGAAAATGGCCACTACGTGATTGCAATCATCGCATTGATTACAAGTTTATTGATTCTGATTTCAGTCATGCGGATCTTCATCCTCGGCTTTTGGGGTGAAGGAATGGAGTTACCGCAGGAAAGACGTTCGATCAGACCACTGTATTTTCCAATTTCCTTTTTACTGATCTTCTCGATTATTCTTGGAGTTGGAGCAGAATGGTTTTTACCACATATCCAACAAATCGGTGTTGATTTGACAGACCCTTCTGTTTATATCGACGCAGTCTTAAAGGAGTAG
- a CDS encoding Na+/H+ antiporter subunit E, which translates to MAFQLLINLVIGLIWMFLMESYDFVTFLIGFVLGIFLLFLLNRFIPDTFYIRYIIAIVKLVFLFAKELLISNIEVLKMVYKPKMDMQPGIIALPIDLKTNWEITMLANLITLTPGTLTVDVSADNKFLYIHAMDLPDVDETINQIKGTFEKAIKDVTR; encoded by the coding sequence ATGGCATTTCAACTTTTAATCAATCTTGTAATCGGTCTAATATGGATGTTCTTGATGGAATCGTATGATTTCGTTACGTTCCTGATCGGATTTGTCCTTGGAATCTTTCTGTTGTTTTTGTTGAACCGTTTCATACCAGATACCTTTTACATTAGATATATCATTGCAATTGTGAAATTGGTTTTTCTGTTTGCAAAGGAATTGTTGATTTCAAATATTGAGGTATTGAAAATGGTCTATAAACCTAAGATGGATATGCAACCAGGAATTATCGCACTCCCGATCGATCTAAAGACCAATTGGGAAATCACAATGCTGGCCAATCTCATTACTTTAACACCTGGGACATTGACGGTAGATGTATCAGCAGATAACAAATTTCTTTACATCCATGCAATGGATTTACCGGATGTCGATGAAACGATCAATCAGATCAAAGGAACATTTGAGAAAGCGATAAAGGACGTGACACGATGA
- the mnhG gene encoding monovalent cation/H(+) antiporter subunit G, with the protein MLLLIEVVISVLVLLGTFFVFSSSLGILRFPDVYSRLHAATKSATLGVSGVLIAAFIFFIVEENMVSGKLILGILFVLMTAPVAGHMISRAAYRTGVPLSERTIKDELQKKYNDESS; encoded by the coding sequence GTGTTATTATTGATCGAAGTCGTGATTAGTGTCCTTGTCTTACTCGGTACATTTTTCGTTTTCTCAAGTTCCCTTGGAATCCTTAGATTTCCTGATGTTTATTCTAGACTTCATGCGGCTACCAAAAGTGCAACACTTGGAGTATCTGGGGTCTTGATTGCAGCCTTCATTTTCTTCATCGTCGAGGAAAACATGGTAAGTGGAAAGTTGATCCTTGGTATCCTCTTCGTATTGATGACTGCTCCTGTAGCTGGCCACATGATTTCAAGGGCAGCCTATCGTACAGGTGTACCACTTTCTGAACGAACGATTAAAGACGAATTACAGAAAAAATATAACGATGAATCTTCATGA
- a CDS encoding amidohydrolase codes for MENADLIFLNGKVLTMDDAFPTADAVTVKNGVIQYVGDDPSALSFANEDTEVIDLNGKTLMPGFIESHIHPAIFGLTLLEVDCKPPTTPSILHLLEKIDAQAAKTPKGEWIKGWGWDDSKLAEKRNPTRWELDEIAPDHPVLLKRACAHMTVVNTKALEMSGITEDTPNPPDGNIERDENGRLTGLLQEKAQGLLADPKYELPDMIKGMNLAQKQFAQFGITTVHDMSTQTTDLRLYQYLLEKDALKVRVRPWIWAIDQNGFDGSMEEVLKVGLRSGFGNDMVKIQGLKFMLDGSVGGKTAAVTEPFLGTKETGILYNDTDEIFPLMKEGIESGLRIAIHAIGDRAIEVALSAFEKIKETNEVTGMRNRIEHCALPTRNHLSRMKKLELIAASSVGFLFHIGDNYLLKLGKERMKDVFPHKSFKEFGIVAPGNSDLPVTDVNPWMGIYGAVTRKSSSGQMLDESQNISVWDALKAYTTDAAYSSFEEETIGVIKPKAKADLMVISDDPLQVDVEKLKDIKVEKTFLEGRMIYESTHYQVLERRM; via the coding sequence TTGGAAAATGCAGATTTGATTTTCTTAAATGGGAAGGTGCTTACGATGGATGACGCCTTCCCTACAGCTGATGCTGTGACGGTGAAAAATGGTGTCATACAATACGTTGGGGATGATCCAAGTGCTTTGTCGTTCGCAAATGAAGATACTGAAGTCATTGATTTAAACGGTAAAACTTTAATGCCTGGTTTTATCGAGAGTCATATTCACCCTGCCATTTTTGGGTTGACGTTATTAGAAGTGGATTGTAAACCGCCTACCACTCCGTCAATCCTCCATCTTTTAGAGAAAATCGACGCTCAAGCAGCCAAAACCCCAAAAGGTGAATGGATTAAAGGCTGGGGATGGGATGATAGCAAACTTGCTGAAAAACGAAATCCAACTCGTTGGGAACTAGATGAAATCGCACCTGATCATCCTGTTTTATTAAAAAGAGCATGTGCACATATGACGGTAGTTAATACAAAAGCTCTTGAAATGAGCGGGATCACAGAAGATACCCCCAATCCACCTGATGGTAACATTGAGCGCGACGAGAATGGAAGATTGACCGGGTTATTGCAAGAAAAAGCCCAAGGGCTGCTGGCTGACCCGAAGTATGAGCTGCCGGATATGATCAAAGGGATGAACCTTGCCCAAAAGCAGTTCGCACAATTTGGGATTACAACGGTGCATGACATGTCAACTCAAACAACAGATCTCCGACTCTATCAGTATCTGTTAGAAAAGGATGCGCTCAAAGTGAGGGTACGTCCATGGATTTGGGCAATCGATCAGAATGGCTTTGATGGATCGATGGAAGAAGTCCTTAAAGTGGGTTTAAGGAGTGGTTTTGGAAACGACATGGTGAAAATCCAAGGTTTGAAATTCATGTTGGATGGAAGTGTCGGCGGCAAAACTGCAGCTGTTACTGAACCATTTTTAGGAACAAAAGAGACCGGCATTCTCTATAACGACACCGACGAAATATTCCCTTTAATGAAAGAAGGAATTGAATCAGGATTAAGGATCGCTATTCATGCTATTGGAGATCGCGCTATTGAAGTGGCTCTCAGTGCCTTTGAAAAGATCAAAGAGACGAATGAAGTTACTGGTATGCGGAACCGAATCGAGCATTGTGCCTTACCAACCCGGAATCACCTTTCGCGTATGAAAAAGCTTGAATTGATCGCTGCTTCATCTGTCGGATTTCTCTTCCATATTGGAGACAATTATTTACTTAAACTCGGAAAAGAACGGATGAAAGATGTATTTCCTCATAAATCTTTCAAGGAATTCGGAATTGTCGCTCCTGGTAACTCAGATTTGCCAGTTACAGACGTAAATCCATGGATGGGTATATACGGAGCAGTGACAAGGAAATCATCCAGCGGACAGATGCTTGATGAATCACAAAACATATCCGTATGGGATGCGTTAAAAGCTTATACGACAGATGCAGCCTACAGTTCATTTGAAGAGGAAACGATCGGAGTCATCAAGCCAAAAGCAAAAGCCGATCTTATGGTCATTTCAGATGATCCGCTACAGGTAGATGTAGAGAAACTGAAAGATATAAAGGTTGAAAAAACGTTTCTCGAAGGAAGAATGATTTATGAATCTACTCATTATCAAGTGCTGGAAAGGAGAATGTGA
- a CDS encoding HAD-IA family hydrolase, with protein MNILWDFDGTLVDSYRLFVKLFKQVLGDNAEEEEILSHMKVSFTHAFEHYGFSEKLKEEFRSLEEELEPSEFIPFEHLEKILELADHNFIVTHNSKQVVTSVMRHHGLTGYFTKIIGYEDKFPRKPDPSAYKHILKDYLIDLVVGDRELDLLPAKELGIATCSFQNDAIEGMDYYVHTYEELYAILKKKVY; from the coding sequence ATGAATATACTTTGGGATTTTGATGGGACGCTTGTAGATAGCTATCGTCTATTTGTGAAACTTTTCAAACAAGTACTCGGGGATAATGCAGAGGAAGAAGAAATCTTAAGCCATATGAAAGTCTCTTTCACCCATGCATTTGAGCATTATGGATTTTCCGAAAAGTTGAAAGAGGAATTCCGCTCTCTCGAGGAAGAACTGGAACCTTCGGAATTTATCCCATTCGAACATTTGGAGAAAATATTAGAGCTTGCGGACCATAATTTCATCGTCACTCATAACTCGAAGCAAGTCGTGACAAGCGTAATGAGACACCACGGGCTAACAGGGTATTTTACGAAAATCATCGGATATGAAGATAAATTTCCGAGGAAACCAGACCCTTCAGCCTATAAACACATACTGAAGGATTATTTGATTGATCTCGTCGTCGGGGATAGGGAATTAGATCTGCTTCCCGCAAAGGAGCTTGGAATCGCCACCTGCAGCTTCCAAAATGATGCGATTGAAGGTATGGATTATTACGTGCATACTTACGAAGAACTTTATGCTATTTTAAAAAAGAAAGTCTATTAA
- a CDS encoding Na(+)/H(+) antiporter subunit C: MEIIMSILAGILFSAGVYLLLQRQLLKIIFGTAILSHAAHLLILTMGKLNRGAPPILEEGIDTYTDPLPQALILTSIVISFGVTSFLLVLAYRAYKTNKTDNMEQLRGSDHD, translated from the coding sequence ATGGAAATCATCATGTCGATCCTGGCTGGCATTCTTTTTTCAGCTGGGGTCTATCTATTACTTCAAAGACAATTACTGAAAATCATATTCGGTACAGCAATATTATCTCATGCCGCTCATTTGCTTATCTTGACGATGGGAAAGCTTAACAGAGGCGCACCACCTATCCTAGAAGAAGGGATCGACACGTATACGGATCCTCTTCCACAGGCTCTGATTTTGACATCGATTGTCATCAGCTTTGGTGTAACATCATTTTTACTTGTGTTGGCCTATAGAGCCTATAAAACCAATAAAACAGACAACATGGAGCAATTAAGGGGATCTGATCATGACTAA
- a CDS encoding Na(+)/H(+) antiporter subunit F1, protein MSSLLHNVVWLCMVINSISIIFLLYRAIKGPSNPDRAVAIDTIGINLISMTGLVAIQLSTIRLNDVILLIGILTFIATVAIAKFLEKGVIIDRSRD, encoded by the coding sequence ATGAGCTCATTACTACACAATGTCGTCTGGCTATGTATGGTCATCAATTCGATATCCATTATCTTCCTTCTCTATCGTGCCATCAAAGGACCATCCAATCCAGATAGAGCTGTAGCCATCGATACGATTGGAATCAACCTGATTTCCATGACCGGATTGGTTGCAATTCAATTGAGCACAATCAGACTGAATGATGTAATATTATTGATTGGAATTTTGACATTCATCGCAACTGTAGCTATTGCGAAATTCTTGGAAAAGGGTGTTATTATTGATCGAAGTCGTGATTAG
- a CDS encoding Na+/H+ antiporter subunit A, translating into MQYAVLAPFLTALFVPFFFRYIRAIHTGWLILPIPFGVFAYFLSQITTIAEGQNHDSLVQWVPSLGMNFSFYLDGLSLLFSLLISGIGTLVVLYSIFYLNKNEKLHNFYVFLFIFMGAMLGVVLSDNVYALYLFWELTSLSSFLLIGYWYERQASRYGALKSMIITVLGGLAMLGGLILLTIVTETTSIREMIAASDVVLESPYFTGILVLILLGAFTKSAQFPFHIWLPDAMEAPTPVSAFLHSATMVKAGIYLTARLFLLFGGTDIFFVLVTGFGLLTLCWGSYMAVRQTDLKAILAFSTISQLGMIMTMLGFGTKAAVFAAVFHIFNHATFKGSLFMVAGIVDHETGTRDIRKLGGLMTLMPISATLAFFGAFSMAGVPLPIFNGFLSKEMFFQTSLDLDTTSPLVASIAPFVPVLAVLGSIFTFVYSMYFFFHTFTGKTRGELKMKPHEAPIGMLISPVVLVIFVVVIGLLPNLINGAILTPATAAIFGEIPNKHIVFWHGFKLPLYMSLIVVALGVILYLTRAKWQAVYEWIPGVLSANKAYDSIYNMKFRIAGKTTRTYMTGSIRHYVLYILIFIVGAVGATLFVTDGFVIETADLAPISWPEIVVGLVMAVAAFATIVMKNRIAAILVLGVVGYGLSLLFVFFRAPDLALTQLIVETVTVALFLLCFYHLPKLDTEKTTPGAKTVNIIISGSVGVLVTLIAIASHSSKSFETIAHYFIKESHHLGGGNNVVNVILVDMRGLDTLFEITVLGIAALGIYAMIRLRDKEEID; encoded by the coding sequence TTGCAATATGCAGTCCTTGCTCCGTTCCTTACGGCATTATTTGTGCCGTTTTTCTTTCGATACATACGGGCAATCCACACAGGATGGTTAATCCTCCCAATTCCTTTTGGGGTCTTTGCGTATTTTTTATCACAAATTACTACAATTGCAGAAGGCCAAAATCATGATTCGCTTGTACAATGGGTGCCTTCGCTGGGAATGAACTTCAGTTTTTATTTAGATGGACTTAGTTTACTCTTTTCATTATTAATAAGCGGAATAGGAACTCTTGTAGTTTTGTATTCCATTTTTTATTTGAATAAAAACGAAAAGTTGCATAATTTTTATGTTTTCTTGTTCATTTTCATGGGCGCAATGCTTGGTGTCGTTCTTTCCGATAACGTTTATGCGTTATATCTGTTCTGGGAGTTGACAAGTTTATCTTCCTTCCTCTTGATCGGATATTGGTATGAACGGCAAGCTTCCCGTTATGGTGCGCTGAAATCGATGATCATCACAGTATTAGGCGGCCTTGCCATGCTCGGCGGGCTCATCCTCCTTACCATCGTTACAGAAACGACAAGTATACGGGAGATGATTGCAGCTAGTGATGTTGTACTAGAGAGCCCTTATTTTACAGGTATTTTAGTATTAATCCTATTAGGTGCTTTCACGAAATCAGCACAATTCCCATTCCATATCTGGCTTCCAGATGCGATGGAAGCACCGACTCCGGTCAGCGCCTTCCTTCACTCTGCAACGATGGTAAAAGCGGGGATCTATCTGACTGCACGTCTCTTCTTATTGTTCGGGGGTACAGATATCTTTTTCGTTCTAGTAACAGGCTTTGGTTTATTGACGCTCTGTTGGGGATCATACATGGCTGTCCGTCAAACGGATTTAAAAGCGATCCTCGCGTTTTCCACAATCAGTCAGCTTGGAATGATCATGACAATGCTCGGCTTCGGTACAAAAGCGGCTGTTTTCGCAGCTGTTTTCCATATTTTTAACCATGCAACTTTTAAGGGAAGTTTGTTCATGGTTGCTGGAATTGTCGATCATGAAACCGGAACGCGTGACATAAGAAAACTCGGCGGCTTAATGACACTGATGCCGATATCGGCGACATTAGCATTTTTCGGTGCCTTTTCAATGGCCGGTGTTCCATTACCGATTTTCAACGGATTTTTAAGTAAGGAAATGTTCTTCCAAACGTCCTTGGATTTGGATACGACATCACCACTTGTTGCTAGTATTGCACCATTTGTCCCAGTCCTTGCCGTATTAGGAAGCATTTTCACTTTCGTCTATTCAATGTACTTTTTCTTTCATACGTTTACGGGGAAAACACGTGGTGAATTGAAGATGAAACCACATGAGGCTCCAATAGGCATGTTAATATCGCCTGTCGTGCTAGTCATTTTCGTAGTGGTGATCGGATTACTACCGAATTTGATCAACGGTGCAATACTGACACCTGCTACTGCAGCGATATTCGGAGAAATTCCTAATAAACATATCGTCTTTTGGCACGGCTTTAAACTTCCTCTCTACATGTCACTGATCGTAGTCGCTTTAGGAGTCATCCTTTATTTGACAAGAGCGAAGTGGCAGGCTGTCTATGAGTGGATACCTGGGGTGTTAAGTGCAAATAAAGCATATGATTCCATTTATAATATGAAATTCCGTATTGCTGGAAAAACAACTCGGACTTATATGACCGGGTCAATCAGACATTATGTGTTATACATTCTTATTTTCATAGTTGGGGCAGTTGGTGCAACCCTGTTCGTAACAGACGGATTCGTGATTGAAACTGCCGACTTAGCACCTATTTCTTGGCCTGAAATCGTGGTCGGCCTCGTTATGGCGGTTGCTGCATTTGCGACAATTGTGATGAAAAATCGTATTGCAGCAATTCTCGTTCTTGGTGTGGTAGGTTATGGATTATCGTTACTATTCGTGTTTTTCAGAGCACCTGACCTTGCTTTGACGCAATTGATTGTCGAAACGGTGACGGTCGCATTATTTCTCCTGTGCTTTTACCACTTGCCGAAGCTTGATACCGAAAAAACAACACCTGGAGCCAAAACGGTTAATATCATCATTTCAGGATCAGTTGGTGTGCTAGTGACTTTGATTGCGATCGCATCACATAGTTCAAAGAGCTTTGAAACGATTGCACACTATTTCATTAAAGAATCACACCATCTTGGCGGTGGAAATAACGTGGTAAACGTAATTCTTGTTGACATGCGTGGACTGGATACGTTGTTTGAAATCACAGTTCTTGGTATAGCTGCATTAGGGATCTACGCAATGATCCGACTCCGCGACAAGGAGGAGATCGATTAA
- the pssA gene encoding CDP-diacylglycerol--serine O-phosphatidyltransferase, which produces MYFLERVDHTLKRMKSQTANAMTLLNLTLGAIAIVCILKGQLEMSFWFIFLCALFDRFDGMIARKLQIESEFGKQLDSLCDLISFGVAPAFLIYQAVLHEFGIPGIVFIILFIICGAIRLARFNITEFDGHFRGLPITAAGCIIALSFLTVNMVPNYIFMFLVLIFSFLMISNVSVKKR; this is translated from the coding sequence ATGTACTTCTTGGAACGGGTTGACCATACACTTAAACGGATGAAGAGTCAAACTGCCAACGCAATGACTCTGTTGAACCTGACATTAGGTGCAATTGCAATCGTTTGTATTCTGAAAGGTCAACTGGAAATGAGCTTTTGGTTCATCTTCCTGTGCGCTTTGTTTGACCGGTTTGACGGAATGATTGCGAGGAAGCTGCAAATAGAATCAGAGTTTGGTAAACAACTTGATTCCTTGTGTGATTTAATTTCTTTCGGAGTCGCTCCGGCGTTCTTGATCTACCAAGCCGTACTGCATGAATTCGGTATTCCAGGTATCGTCTTTATCATTTTATTTATCATATGTGGTGCGATTCGTTTGGCAAGATTCAACATTACTGAATTTGATGGCCACTTCCGGGGTCTTCCGATCACAGCTGCTGGATGCATCATAGCACTTTCATTTTTGACAGTGAACATGGTTCCGAATTACATTTTCATGTTCCTCGTACTTATATTTTCCTTTTTGATGATCAGCAATGTAAGTGTGAAAAAACGATAG
- a CDS encoding M3 family oligoendopeptidase produces the protein MKLTQLPQKWNLENIFPGGSSSQELKAYIQSIEEQIVEAKNKIEDCNPQNHEDLAKVVEEMSLLSSHLHESGAFVGCLVAQDVKDKEAVAIRGKLDQIGAKYHSLWTQFDVKLTQLTENELKTLLQYDDLYPYTFVLSERRKNAVEKLSFEQESLINDLAVDGYHAWSNLYDLVVGKMSIPFEEDGEKKELSVGQLDNKLYSQNPEIRHRAFEAYEKAWEEQEDFCSEALNHLAGFRLNTYQHRKWDSVLKEPLKINRMRQETLDMMWKVIEQHKNTFVKYLERKAEMLGLEKLGWTDVDAPVGQADTKVSYDEAANFIIEQFNRYNPKMSEFSRQAFEKAWIEAEDRTGKRPGGFCTSFPNAKETRIFMTYSGTASNVSTLAHELGHAYHQHVMDELPYLNQNYAMNVAETASTYAEMLVSDAAVESAKTEEERIVLLEDKIQRSVAFFMNIHARYLFETRFYSEREKGLVSVPRLKELMEEAQREAYSDALGEYHPYFWASKLHFYITDVPFYNFPYTFGYMFSAGIYAIAREQGAAFEDKYIALLQDTGTMSVEDLAEKHLGEDLTKPNFWNNAIQLAVKDVEEFLKLTK, from the coding sequence ATGAAACTAACACAGTTACCCCAAAAGTGGAATTTAGAAAATATTTTTCCAGGTGGTAGTTCATCTCAAGAATTGAAGGCATACATACAATCCATTGAGGAACAGATAGTAGAAGCTAAAAACAAAATAGAGGATTGCAATCCGCAAAATCATGAAGATCTTGCAAAAGTAGTCGAAGAAATGAGTCTTCTATCTTCTCATCTTCATGAGAGCGGTGCGTTTGTGGGATGCCTGGTTGCACAGGATGTAAAGGATAAAGAAGCAGTCGCCATCCGAGGGAAGCTGGATCAGATCGGGGCTAAATATCATTCATTATGGACACAGTTCGATGTGAAACTGACTCAATTAACTGAGAATGAGTTGAAAACGCTTCTTCAATACGATGATCTATACCCATATACGTTTGTATTGAGTGAACGTCGAAAAAATGCAGTAGAGAAACTCAGTTTTGAACAGGAATCGCTCATCAACGACCTGGCGGTTGACGGCTATCATGCATGGTCCAACCTTTATGATCTTGTTGTCGGTAAGATGAGCATTCCATTTGAGGAAGATGGAGAGAAAAAAGAGTTGTCTGTCGGCCAATTGGATAATAAACTATACAGTCAGAACCCAGAAATCCGTCATCGGGCTTTTGAAGCCTATGAAAAGGCTTGGGAAGAACAAGAAGATTTTTGTTCAGAAGCGTTGAATCATCTTGCAGGGTTCAGGTTGAATACGTATCAACACCGTAAGTGGGATTCAGTCCTGAAAGAGCCGCTAAAGATCAATCGCATGAGGCAAGAGACGCTGGACATGATGTGGAAGGTCATCGAACAGCATAAAAACACTTTTGTGAAATACTTGGAACGCAAGGCAGAAATGCTTGGCCTTGAAAAGCTTGGCTGGACTGATGTGGATGCACCAGTAGGCCAAGCGGATACGAAAGTCTCCTATGATGAAGCGGCTAATTTCATCATTGAGCAATTCAATCGGTACAATCCTAAAATGAGCGAGTTTTCACGTCAAGCATTTGAAAAAGCTTGGATCGAAGCTGAAGATCGTACTGGAAAACGTCCTGGGGGGTTCTGTACAAGTTTCCCGAATGCCAAAGAAACTCGAATCTTCATGACATACTCAGGGACAGCAAGTAATGTCTCAACACTAGCTCATGAACTTGGTCATGCCTATCATCAGCATGTTATGGATGAACTTCCATATCTGAATCAAAATTACGCAATGAACGTGGCAGAAACAGCTTCCACTTATGCGGAGATGCTTGTGTCAGATGCAGCGGTAGAATCAGCGAAGACAGAAGAAGAGCGTATCGTTCTCCTTGAAGATAAGATCCAACGTTCTGTAGCATTCTTTATGAATATCCATGCACGCTACTTGTTCGAAACACGTTTTTACAGTGAAAGAGAAAAGGGACTCGTGTCCGTGCCTAGATTGAAGGAATTGATGGAGGAGGCACAAAGAGAAGCTTACAGTGATGCATTAGGAGAGTATCATCCGTATTTCTGGGCTTCCAAGTTGCATTTCTATATAACGGATGTGCCCTTCTATAACTTCCCATACACCTTCGGATATATGTTCAGTGCAGGTATTTATGCAATTGCAAGAGAGCAAGGGGCTGCATTTGAGGATAAATATATTGCCTTACTTCAGGATACTGGAACAATGTCGGTAGAAGATTTAGCAGAGAAACATCTTGGAGAAGATTTGACAAAGCCGAACTTCTGGAACAATGCGATTCAGCTTGCAGTAAAAGATGTGGAAGAGTTTTTGAAACTGACGAAATAA